One genomic segment of Sanyastnella coralliicola includes these proteins:
- a CDS encoding CCA tRNA nucleotidyltransferase: MNLSEHLKHPVFKVAGKIADEKGQQAFAIGGYVRDVILGRPVKDIDIVIEGSGIELAKATAAEMGVKKVAYYKNFGTAAFRFKDYDIEFVGARKESYQRDSRKPIVEDGTIEDDQNRRDFTINALALSLNEENFGELVDPFGGVIDLDAGLIRTPLEPDITYSDDPLRMMRAIRFATQLRFTIHHDSLESIRKNADRIKIVSMERISVELNKIIESKRPSIGFKLLLKTNLLQHILPEMIALKGVDRINGIGHKDNFYHTLEVLDNLAATSDDLWLRWSAILHDIAKPATKRFDEVHGWTFHGHEDKGARMVPKIFKRLKLPTDHRMKYVQKLVALHLRPIALTKEEITDSAVRRLLFDAGDDIDDLMLLCRADITSKNEAKVKRYLSNYDVVKVKLVEVEEKDRIRNFQPPISGEEIMKTFDIPPCRKVGQIKNAIKEAILEGEIKNDRDEAYHFMISKGGELGLAPTK; this comes from the coding sequence ATGAACCTGAGCGAACATCTCAAACATCCGGTCTTCAAAGTAGCTGGGAAAATTGCCGACGAAAAAGGTCAGCAAGCCTTTGCTATTGGTGGATACGTGCGAGATGTGATTCTTGGCCGACCGGTGAAAGACATTGACATTGTCATTGAAGGAAGCGGGATTGAACTGGCCAAAGCGACAGCCGCTGAGATGGGCGTGAAGAAGGTGGCCTACTACAAGAACTTTGGAACAGCTGCCTTCCGATTCAAAGACTACGACATTGAATTCGTAGGAGCACGAAAAGAAAGCTACCAGCGAGATTCACGCAAGCCGATTGTGGAAGACGGAACAATTGAAGACGATCAAAACCGCCGTGATTTTACCATCAACGCCCTTGCTCTCTCATTGAACGAGGAGAACTTCGGAGAGCTTGTTGATCCATTTGGTGGTGTGATTGACCTCGACGCTGGATTGATTCGTACTCCTTTGGAGCCGGACATTACGTACAGCGATGATCCTTTGCGCATGATGCGAGCGATTCGCTTTGCAACGCAATTGCGCTTCACCATTCACCACGATAGTCTTGAGTCGATTCGAAAGAATGCAGATCGCATCAAGATTGTAAGCATGGAACGGATCAGCGTTGAGCTGAACAAGATCATTGAGTCAAAACGACCTTCGATTGGATTCAAGCTTTTGCTGAAGACCAACCTGCTGCAACACATCCTTCCTGAGATGATTGCCCTCAAAGGGGTAGATCGTATCAACGGAATTGGTCACAAAGACAACTTCTACCACACCTTAGAGGTGCTCGACAACCTTGCTGCAACTTCAGATGATTTGTGGTTGCGTTGGTCAGCGATTCTTCATGATATCGCCAAGCCTGCCACGAAACGCTTTGATGAAGTGCACGGCTGGACCTTCCACGGACACGAAGACAAAGGTGCGCGTATGGTACCGAAGATCTTCAAGCGATTGAAGTTGCCTACGGATCATCGTATGAAGTATGTTCAGAAGCTGGTTGCGCTGCATTTACGTCCGATTGCATTGACAAAGGAAGAGATTACGGACAGCGCCGTACGTCGACTTCTATTCGATGCAGGAGATGACATTGATGATTTGATGTTGTTGTGCCGTGCTGATATCACCTCGAAGAATGAAGCGAAGGTGAAGCGTTACTTGAGCAACTACGATGTGGTGAAGGTGAAGTTGGTAGAGGTTGAAGAGAAAGACCGCATTCGCAATTTTCAGCCACCAATCTCAGGTGAGGAAATCATGAAGACTTTCGATATCCCTCCTTGTCGGAAAGTTGGGCAAATCAAGAACGCCATCAAAGAAGCTATTCTTGAAGGAGAAATTAAGAATGATCGAGACGAAGCTTACCACTTCATGATCAGTAAAGGAGGAGAACTAGGCTTGGCACCTACCAAGTAA
- a CDS encoding TIGR00725 family protein, whose amino-acid sequence MKAKRHQVTVIGRYDATDEQYQMGMDIGKMLAELNITAITGGRGGLMEAVARGCTEAGGLSVGILPGEQFEESNEYNSVVIPSGIGYARNSMNVLAADVVIAVGGAAGTLSEMAFAWSYKRPVIALLGSGGWAEELAGKHIDHRWEQEIIPATDFAEIRKELVKLLGIES is encoded by the coding sequence ATGAAAGCGAAAAGACACCAAGTGACCGTAATCGGTCGATACGATGCCACAGATGAACAGTACCAAATGGGAATGGACATCGGTAAAATGCTGGCCGAGTTGAACATCACAGCGATCACTGGTGGGAGAGGAGGACTCATGGAAGCCGTTGCTCGCGGATGCACAGAAGCAGGCGGACTATCCGTAGGGATTCTTCCTGGTGAGCAATTCGAGGAATCTAATGAGTACAATTCGGTGGTGATTCCTTCGGGTATTGGTTATGCTCGAAATTCAATGAACGTTCTTGCTGCTGATGTTGTCATTGCTGTTGGAGGTGCCGCAGGAACCCTTTCGGAAATGGCTTTTGCTTGGAGCTATAAACGTCCTGTGATTGCCTTACTTGGCAGCGGTGGATGGGCTGAAGAGCTGGCCGGGAAACACATAGACCATCGTTGGGAACAAGAAATCATTCCAGCAACGGATTTTGCGGAGATTAGAAAAGAGCTTGTTAAACTTCTGGGGATCGAATCCTAA
- a CDS encoding dienelactone hydrolase family protein — protein MKKVLLALLSAALFSCGTEPASDESPETTPPPTEQQGQRMPKSGVDLNGQEVSYMADSVAMNGYLVYDKNIEGQRPGVLVVHEWWGHNNHARQSAEYLASLGYTALAVDMYGNGQTADHPSDAGSFAGAVMSDFDGATARFLEAKKLLENHPTVTNDKIGAVGYCFGGGVVLNMARQGVDLDGVVSIHGSLGAAVEATDTIQTKILVLTGEDDPFVPGTARDAFASEMTANGADYKLIAYPGAVHAFSNPEATAKGEEFDLPLAYNAEADSLSKEEMKSFFSMSFE, from the coding sequence ATGAAAAAAGTACTCCTCGCCCTTCTCTCAGCTGCCCTCTTTTCTTGCGGTACTGAGCCTGCTTCAGATGAATCCCCTGAAACAACTCCGCCTCCAACAGAGCAACAAGGACAACGCATGCCTAAATCAGGTGTAGATCTCAACGGACAAGAAGTGAGCTACATGGCTGACTCCGTTGCTATGAACGGTTACTTGGTGTACGATAAGAATATTGAAGGTCAGCGTCCAGGCGTTTTGGTAGTGCATGAATGGTGGGGACATAACAACCACGCTCGACAAAGCGCTGAATACCTAGCCTCACTCGGTTATACTGCACTTGCGGTAGACATGTACGGTAATGGGCAAACGGCGGATCACCCTTCTGACGCTGGAAGTTTCGCAGGAGCTGTCATGTCTGACTTTGACGGTGCTACTGCTCGCTTTCTAGAGGCAAAGAAATTGCTTGAAAATCACCCTACCGTGACGAATGACAAGATTGGAGCTGTTGGCTACTGTTTTGGTGGAGGTGTCGTACTGAACATGGCTCGCCAAGGTGTTGATCTTGATGGGGTTGTGAGTATTCACGGTTCTCTTGGAGCTGCTGTGGAAGCAACAGATACGATTCAAACTAAAATTCTCGTGTTGACTGGTGAAGATGATCCTTTTGTTCCAGGTACGGCACGTGATGCATTTGCGTCTGAAATGACCGCTAACGGAGCCGACTATAAACTCATCGCCTACCCTGGTGCTGTTCACGCTTTTTCGAATCCTGAAGCGACAGCTAAAGGTGAAGAGTTTGATCTCCCATTGGCATACAACGCTGAAGCTGATTCGCTTAGCAAGGAAGAAATGAAGTCATTCTTCTCTATGAGCTTTGAATAG